GTGGGTCCTGCTGCCCGACGACGAGGGCCTCTCGACCCCGGCGGTCTACTCGGCCTACGACCTGCTCGGGCACCACGCGGAGCCCGAGCCGCCGACCGAGCTGCTCGCCGCGCTGCGGGTCGGCGACGTCGCGCGGGTCGGCGAGCTGCTGCACAACGACCTCGCCCCGCCGGCCTGCTCCCTTCGCCCCGACCTGGCCGAGGTGGTCGCCGCGGGCGAGGAGTGCGGGGCGTTCGGCGGCCTGGTCTCCGGCTCCGGACCGACCGTGGCGTTCCTGTGCGGCGACGCCGAGCACGCCGCCTATGTCGACGGCCGGCTGCAGGAGACCCTCGGCACCGCGCCTGGCATCGTGGTCAAGGCGCCGGCCCACGGCGCCCGCGTCGTCGGTGCCCGCGTGGGCGGGATCTACCAGTGAGCGAAGCGCGCCGACGGCCACTCGTGGCTCCGCCGCCCAGCCGAGCGAGGGCGGTGGACGAGTGAGCACGGTGAACCTGGTCAACCTCGAGCGGGTGTCGCACTCCTACGGCATCCGCATGCTCCTCGACGGGGTGAGCCTCGGGGTGGGGGAGCGCCAGCGCATCGGCGTCGTCGGCCGCAACGGCGACGGCAAGAGCACGCTGCTCGACATCCTCGCCGGGGTCACCGAACCCCAGGAGGGGCGCGTCTCGAGGTCGCGCAGCCTGCGGCTCGGGCACCTGGTCCAGGGCGACCCGTTGGTGCCCCACGAGACCGTCCGCGACGTGGTCCTCCAGGGCCGGCTCGAGCACGAGTGGGCCGCCGACAGCACCACCCGCGAGGTCGTCGAGGTGCTGCTCGCCGGCATCGACCTCGACCGCCTGGTCGACGGCCTCTCCGGTGGCGAGCGACGGCGCTGCTCGCTGGCGCGGCTGCTGCTGGAGGACCACGACCTGGTGCTCCTCGACGAGCCGACCAACCACCTCGACGTCGAGGCGGTCGACTGGCTGGCCCGCCACCTGGTCGCTCGTGAGCTGGCGCTGGTCGTGGTCACCCACGACCGGTGGTTCCTCGACGCGGTCTGCGACCAGACCTGGGAGGTCCACGACGGCACGGTCGACGTCTACGACGGTGGCTACGCCGCGTTCGTCCTGGCCAAGGCCGAGCGGCAGCGCCAGGCCGCGGCCTCCGAGTCGCGCCGGCTCAACCTGGTCCGCAAGGAGCTGGCCTGGCTGCGCCGCGGCGCGCCCGCCCGCACCTCCAAGCCCAAGTTCCGCATCGACGCCGCCAACGAGCTGATCGAGGACGTCCCGCCCCCGCGCGACCGCCTCGAGCTGCAGAAGTTCGCCACGCAGCGGCTCGGCAAGGACGTCGTCGAGCTCGAGGACGCCGACCTCGTCCGGGGTGACCGGACGCTGCTCGAGCACGTCACCTGGCGCCTCGGCCCCGGTGACCGCGTCGGTCTCGTCGGGGTCAACGGCGCGGGCAAGACCTCCGTCCTGCGCCTGCTGGCCGGCGAGCTCGAGCCGACCCAGGGCCGCGTGCGCACCGGGCGGACGGTCGCGCTGGCCCACCTGACCCAGCAGGTGACCCTGCCCGACGCCGCCTCCGACGTGCGCGTCCTGGACTCCGTCGAGCGGATCAAGCGGGTGACCCGCACCCGCGACGGGGAGGTCACCGCGAGCTCGATGCTCGAGCGCTTCGGGTTCACCGGCGAGCGGCTCACCACCCGCGTCTCCGACCTCTCCGGCGGGGAGCGCCGGCGCCTCCAGCTCCTCCGGCTGCTCCTCGGTGAGCCCAACGTGCTGCTGCTCGACGAGCCGACCAACGACCTCGACATCGAGACCCTCAACGTCCTCGAGGACTTCCTCGACGGCTGGCCCGGCACCCTCGTCGTGGTCAGCCACGACCGCTACTTCCTCGAGCGCGTGTGCGACACCGTCCACGGCCTCTACGGCGACGGCACGCTGCGGCTGCTGCCGCGCGGGGTCGAGGAGTACCTCGAGCACCGCCGTGCCGCCCTGGCCGCCGAGCCCGCGGCCGCGCCCGGCGGCCCTGCCGCCGCACCCGTGACGGATGCGGCGGCCCAGCGCGAGGCCCGCAAGACGATGGCGCGGCTGGAGCGCCAGATCGACAAGCTCCAGGCCGACGAGACACGGCTGCACGACGCCCTGGCCGCCCACGCCTCCGACTTCGAGCGCCTGGCCGACCTCGACCGCGAGCTGCGCGAGGTCGTCGCCCGCCGCGAGGCCCTCGAGGAGGAGTGGCTCGAAGCCGCGGACGGGAGCTAGGCAGGGAGTCTCGGGTGTGGTCAGGGAGGCGAGCAGACCGCTCAGCTCTCCACCGCGACGGACAGCTGGCGCAGGAGGCTCGCGAGCCGCCGTCGGTCGCCGACGCCGAGGGCGGACAGCAGGCCCTGCTCGCGGTCGAGGAGCCCGGCCAGGGCGCCGTCGACGGCCTCACGGCCGGCGTCGGTCAGCCGGACCAGGACGCCGCGCCGGTCCTCGGGGTCGGGCAGGCGGGTGACCAGGCCGCGTCCGACGAGGCGGTCGACCCGGTTGGTCATCGTGCCGCTGGTCACGAGCGTCTCGCGGATCAGCCGCCCCGGTGACAGCTCGTACGGCGCCCCGGCCCGCCTGAGTGCCGCGAGCACGTCGAACTCCCACGGCTCGAGGTCGTGCGCGGCGAACGTGCCGCGTCGCAGCTGGTCGAGGTGGTGGCTGACCCGGGTGACCCGGCTGAGCACCTCCATCGGCGAGAGGTCCAGGTCGGGACGCTCCCGGCCCCACGCCTCGACCAGCCGGTCGACCTGGTCCGCGGGCCGGTCGGAGGCGGAGGGCTGGGGCATGCGGCCAGGGTAGTCCCGGATCGGCCCCGTCAAGATTCTTGACGTCGAAAGACCTGGGCGGCGGCGTAGGTTCGCCTCATGCAGCTCGGCGTCCACTACGCGAACTTCACCCACCCCGACTGGCAGTCCCGGCTGGCCGACCGGCTCGACGAGACCGCGCGGGTCGCCGACCAGGGCGGTGTCTCGCTGCTCTCGGTGATGGACCACTTCTTCCAGATGGAGATGCTCGGCGGTCCGCCCGAGCCGATGCTGGAGGGCTACACCACCCTGGGCCACCTCTCCGGCCTCACCGAGCGGGTCCGCCTGACCCTCCTCGTCACCGGGGTGACCTACCGCCACCCGGGCCTGCTGGCCAAGCAGGTGGCGACGCTCGACGTGCTCTCCCGCGGGCGGGCGGTGCTCGGCCTCGGCGCCGCCTGGTACGAGCGCGAGCACCTCGGCCTCGGAGTCCCGTTCCCGCCGCTGGCCGAGCGCTTCGAGCGGCTCGAGGAGACGCTGCGCGTGGTCCACCAGATGTGGGGCGACGACGACGGCGCCTTCGAGGGCACGCACTACCGCCTCGCGGAGACCGTGTGCGTCCCGCCGCCGGTCCAGCGGCCGCACCCGCGCATCCTCCTCGGCGGCAGCGGGGAGCAGAAGACCCTGCGCCTGGTCGCGAGGTACGCCGGTGCGTGCAACCTCTTCGGCGCCGAGACCGACGTGATCGGGCACAAGCTCGACGTGCTGCGCCGCCACTGTGAGGTCGAGGGCACCGACTACGACGCGATCGAGAAGACCGTCCTGGTCAGCCCCGACGCGGAGGGGTGG
This genomic window from Nocardioides marmoribigeumensis contains:
- a CDS encoding MarR family winged helix-turn-helix transcriptional regulator; amino-acid sequence: MPQPSASDRPADQVDRLVEAWGRERPDLDLSPMEVLSRVTRVSHHLDQLRRGTFAAHDLEPWEFDVLAALRRAGAPYELSPGRLIRETLVTSGTMTNRVDRLVGRGLVTRLPDPEDRRGVLVRLTDAGREAVDGALAGLLDREQGLLSALGVGDRRRLASLLRQLSVAVES
- a CDS encoding LLM class F420-dependent oxidoreductase, producing the protein MQLGVHYANFTHPDWQSRLADRLDETARVADQGGVSLLSVMDHFFQMEMLGGPPEPMLEGYTTLGHLSGLTERVRLTLLVTGVTYRHPGLLAKQVATLDVLSRGRAVLGLGAAWYEREHLGLGVPFPPLAERFERLEETLRVVHQMWGDDDGAFEGTHYRLAETVCVPPPVQRPHPRILLGGSGEQKTLRLVARYAGACNLFGAETDVIGHKLDVLRRHCEVEGTDYDAIEKTVLVSPDAEGWQGLVRRAEALAPLGVDTVVTMPGSDDPVAEVTTLVEEVVPRLADLG
- a CDS encoding ABC-F family ATP-binding cassette domain-containing protein, whose translation is MLLDGVSLGVGERQRIGVVGRNGDGKSTLLDILAGVTEPQEGRVSRSRSLRLGHLVQGDPLVPHETVRDVVLQGRLEHEWAADSTTREVVEVLLAGIDLDRLVDGLSGGERRRCSLARLLLEDHDLVLLDEPTNHLDVEAVDWLARHLVARELALVVVTHDRWFLDAVCDQTWEVHDGTVDVYDGGYAAFVLAKAERQRQAAASESRRLNLVRKELAWLRRGAPARTSKPKFRIDAANELIEDVPPPRDRLELQKFATQRLGKDVVELEDADLVRGDRTLLEHVTWRLGPGDRVGLVGVNGAGKTSVLRLLAGELEPTQGRVRTGRTVALAHLTQQVTLPDAASDVRVLDSVERIKRVTRTRDGEVTASSMLERFGFTGERLTTRVSDLSGGERRRLQLLRLLLGEPNVLLLDEPTNDLDIETLNVLEDFLDGWPGTLVVVSHDRYFLERVCDTVHGLYGDGTLRLLPRGVEEYLEHRRAALAAEPAAAPGGPAAAPVTDAAAQREARKTMARLERQIDKLQADETRLHDALAAHASDFERLADLDRELREVVARREALEEEWLEAADGS